Genomic DNA from Brassica rapa cultivar Chiifu-401-42 chromosome A04, CAAS_Brap_v3.01, whole genome shotgun sequence:
taaaatataaaagtaaaaataataaaaaggaacTTTAAGAAGTAATGTCAACATTATGTAAAATCAGttatttagtatatattatattttattattggttgaataataaatactaatgatgttttatttaaaaaatgtaaaatataaatatgttgtTGTAAAATTAATACGGTTCatagtttgtatttttaaatacaaaaaaaaaaatcactactATCTGAAAATAAAATCTACCTTAGATCtaagtattaaattaatatatcaatactaataattttttgacTCAAAAATGAacttgtaaatataaaatacctCCTAGAAGGGGAGGACCTTTGGAGGTTGATTTGACCATGGTGTTGGGAACAACACTTCCTTaaacaaaatgaagaagatTAAAATGATTCGTCAGATCGACCACAAAAAAatggatttttgcaaaattgatctacaacttaaagtcaaacacaaaactaaccttcgttttttttgaaaattggttttgcccaaTTCACCCCATAAGTTCATATAattcacgaaaatgccatcaaattttttttcttttcgaaaatgacatttttactctctcaccctcatcatcttcaagtaattacaagattgtcattgtcatcaataccctaaccaccatgaacaatcaatttgaagctcttaattcTCCCAAAATCGAGTtgcccttcttctttttccatttttatgaactaaacacaacatatctctcactttctctccacattgagctaaaaaacccaagattttgattttacattttttatggttcataaagtcatagaagctaacgattatgggtgggtcaCTTTCTTTGAGAttatgtgtgcttggagaagccttatgtgtgctaaggaagttatctcaccaatttaaggtatgaaatcgattttttttccagatctgttcgtcagacgacttacatggaaagTCGTCTGgcagtagacgacttacctggaagtcgtctggtcaaccagaggttatttttgcaattgactttgaaatctgttttctgagacgactgaaagttaagtcgtctgattttgtttggttacataaaaatctccaaagaacctagacgacttacatttcagtggtcataggttagttttgcatttgactggattatttcggaagtttgacttttccggacgacttacatttcagtcgtctggtgaaaattgaaatatcaatattttattaacactatacgacttacaattaactcgttataggttagttttgaaattgaaaaaaaaaactttaatatttaattatatccagacgacttataattcagtcatccgcccgacgacttacatgtcgtccatgattttattccgagattctggtcaaacctcgtaaatcttAGACGGTGATTAGGGTGACTGAGAGGATGAGCGAGCTTTAGCTTTAGTTTTAGGGAGACGGCGATTAGGGTTAATAGACTAGGCTGCGAGATTGTTCTTTACCTGGCCACCGGCAAATCGTAGCCTATTTTGTAAGCGGCAACAAAGCCCAAACTGTTTATTGCAATTTTAATTAGAAGCCCCATCCGCTAGTGACATGGCAGTTTGATAGGTGAAAATTATTTTGTCCATGTGGCACTCCTTAGAAACTCCCAAATTAGCCCTTTTTATATAGTATGGATAACATTTAGTGTATAATTGTGCCGGTTATATCATTTTTCTTTTCAGGTAATcggtgatataaaaaaaaaagtaactttgacatttataaaagtaaaaaagaaatattgaaATAGAGGgtgtattttgttttgttactgTTTCTGAACCtctatttatactattaaaaaggaaggagtcccaaaaaatctacttatgaaaggttgttggacctattcactaaacataactatttttttggtctcaccttatatttctctaactatacactaatcaattaccttatatttctctaactataaaataaccaatgctcttatttaatactcaacttactataatacaccaaagatttatacatcaatattattaattcagaatcattgatatattttacccctatttttttttggaacattaCTTTTGTACCACTAAACCTATTAAAAGAAAcagattattttataactgatttaataatcatacaacccacgatcatttttctttaacaaaaacaattattataaaaacatttgGATTTATGGTAATTAAAGTCTGAACAATACCATGcttttaattcatattaaatgttttatgacCCAAACTAACATGATACCATTCGACggtcaaaacatattaacttcCAATTACGATTAGAGAAATAGTTCACAGTACAACAACaagcttaattatattttaaaattatagttttttctttgaaaaccttCTTATGTTATTTTTGTGGTAAAAATCTTTTACAACTGGGTTTATTATGAGAAAgagttttgtataaatattttctcagaaaattatagaatttttaggatgttttttatgtttaaataaaatatattatttatttttaacatttataggtaactcaactatactcaacttaataataatttcatttataaaactcaaaaatttaatcttaatatagtcattataaaacctataaactagaatgtataatataaaaaaatgtagtttattcaattttatatcttagtaaaatttatatgagaaatttaatcaaattttgaaaaatattatcatgttattttagatatttatcaTGTCATCTGGTATAGATTCACGAGTTAATatgagttttaaattttaaaggattttaaataatagatttttattaaactgaaaCTAGATTATATATGGTGACTGCGTTTACTGGTTTGACTGTGGATACCACTTATTGGTGTTTTGGTTCCTTTTAGTAGAAAATTAGACTGAATGTTGAGGacttattaagatatttttttaatatttgaaaaaaatgtttgagtaatttatttttattggataattcagcttataaatagtatatttaagatatttagttatttagaaattacatataattaatatttgtaggtatataatttgtattttaaaaattcaggtaTCTATTTATCTTGGTTCTAGATATACatgatatgttcggttatttataaattttggttcaagtttagttttattttttcaatttggtaCGGGTTGATTATTCCGTTCCGAATAATATGGCCAAACTAATaaactatcttatataaaaatttatattaaaaattattaaattcaaaaaataaacccgcgctttctaagcgcgggtcaaaatctagtttttatttaaacttcTGCAGCTAACGAAAACAACAAATCCAGTTAGCAGTTCCACAAATTGAGGTGCTTTGATAGGCAACGAATTAGTGGTTCAAGTATAGAAGATAACTCCAAAAACGACTTTGTTCGAAAATATTGTTGTTtaattttagaggaaaatagcAGTCTTTGGTTATATCCTCTTCGATAGCCTCTCCGATCTTCCCGGCTAACCAGACGTTTCGGAGTTTTCTTTCATTTCCTCTGATAATTCCAGCAAATCCCGAGAAAATCATGtaatacagttttttttttttgttaaactcATAATACAGGTATTTTCTTCTATCTCCATCCTCCTATTTCTACTTGTCACCCACACATTATTTTGTACTTTCTCGTCTCCTAGGATCTTCATGATTTGATTTACAACATAACCAGAATCAATGATGAGTGACCTATATGGGTCAATCTTCACTAGATTCTGTTTTCTCTGAGAAATTATCTTTCTCTGAGACGTTTATCTCGCTTACAATCTGAAGATCCCATATCATCTTTCTCTTTACGTGTTTTCGGTATGACTCGTCGTCACGTGATATTGATATCTGACGAAAGAAGCTCTCCGCCCATGACAACGAAGATGAGCAAACACGCGGAGAGGAGGAAGGTGGGAGAAGTAGCGGGAGGAGCGGCGGCAGAGTGCGCGGCGGTGTGCTGCTGCTGCCCATGCGCGGTGGTTAATTTGGTTGTTTTGGCTGTTTACAAGGTTCCCGCGGCTGTTTGCAAGAAAGCGTGGAAACGTAGCAAACGTCGACGTTTTATGATGAAACGACATGGTTTGCTTGCATCTTCAGCGGGGGCGAAAGGGAGCGAGAGCACCGTGCATGCAAGATTGAAGGAAGAAGATCTAACGGCTGAGATTGTTGTTATTGAGGAAAACGAAGCGAATTGCCAACCAAACGATGTTATCATGCTTGAGGATGAAATGTTGGAACATTTTTATGGGGCGGGTTTTTGGAGAAGCCCGTCACAGAGGGATACGTCAACgggaaaattttaaattctgtGAACTTTGTGAGAGAATAATAgtatttgatttaatatatacagTATTTGACTTTGATAATTATGTGGGTATGTgaatagaacaaaaaaaacatagcaGTATTTAtgcttttaattttgtttgattcaAATATAATGTTTACAATTCTTTGGTTGCTTGGATGTTTTTGGATTTAGTTTGGGATTTGAGTGGTTTTTATGATACTAGATTCTATAAAATTATAGATATTCGGAAAATTTCGGTTCAAATTGAGATAGCGaatgaatcaaaatttacaaaattttgcACCCTAATAACTATATTTGTAGCTAAAATattctttagtttttttaatctcTGTATTCGTCTGTCACTCCAACGATTTTATTTGAtgacatacatatatatgtcaAAACACATGAGACATGACACACCACACATGTACTACCTTTAATTTTCTTAGAGATCATCGACCAGAAAACCAGTGTGTCCGATATCTGGTTAACATCAAACCAATACACACCTGGAACTGAATCACCAAAAGTAGCGCTAAACCTAAATTCTAACGTCCCAACTTTGTAGGgatatgatttttataaatctttctttttttttaacaagatttttataaatctttCTTATATTCGTAAAAGgactttgtatatatataaataaaagctTGTATCCTTATTGGCAAACATAGGATTGAAAAAGAAGATGAATAGCGTTGAAGCAGAAGAAAGATCTGCAGAATTTCTAGACATGGCCAGATCTTTGTTTTGGTTTGAGCGTTTGCTTCTCTCCGTGATACTTCTCTTCTCCTCCAATGGAGTCTCATTATTTATCGGTCCTCTCCTTTTCTCCACTACCTTTTGCGCATTACTCTTACACTGGTTATGCCGTAAAAACTCTCCTGCAGACCGCTCTGTAAGTATATCATATATACACATCTTTAGTTTACCTTTAATTCGTGTTAaatatctctctctttctttttgttttgtttcatataagGGTGTTACTACTAGCCGAATCTGGCTGTTTCTGTCCGACCGGTTCGTGTTTCTGGCGGCTCTAGGCGCTTATAAGGCCGTCTGGCTTTTGCGTCTCACCGTTTTTATTGCCGTCGCGGTTCACTATGTTTACATCATCCAGTACCTTGATATATCTTATAAAACCCATCTCGCCGGTAATTACAATTTGTCAATTTTAACATGAAGAAACCctagataatattttatttattatatatgttagttTTCACCTCTCTATAGTGAACAATAGAACTCGATCAAGGATTTAGATTTATTTTGTGCACTCCATATGAAGAGAGAAATCCTTTTATTCCCTGTCAAACAATATGCAACCTACTGGTTAGAAGTACTTAGAACCGAACTGGTCAGCTCTAACTAGTGTTTTTGTccgatctatatatatatatatatagggtttGCTATTTGATTATGTTTTGATGCTGATTCTAACTTTGtctttggtttttatttttttcagaacTGAGAGGGATTGATGATGACTCTAGTGAGGAAGGAGATGTGAGCAAGGAGCTGGAGAAGACGAGGGAGTTATTAGAAGATTTGAAAGAGCATGGAAAGAAGATTGATACAGAAATGGAGTTTATAGACCACCTTATCAATCCAGATCTTGAAACACATAGAAGAAACTTGTCCGTAAAACTCATAGCGTTACGTAAAGAGACGAGAGATGTTGGAGGAAAGATAAGAACATATAAGGAGTTGATGAGCATTTTTGTCAACTCAGAACTTACTCTAAGATCTAAGGTTGAAGAGGATATAAAAGCTTCGAGAGAAGTTGCATCTCTAGCCGACCAAGTTCATGAAGCCTACTTTGTGATCCAAGAAACTGCCAAAGCGGCGAAAACAACATCTGACAGAGCTTATCTAACCTACTTATTTGCGCAAGAAATCTCTGCACAAATTCAAAACAAGAGATGGATGATAAGATTAGATATTGAGGGGTTGCCAGAGCTTAGAGAGGAAGTGAGGCGAATGTCGTTGCAATTTGCTGCTAGAAGAATGGAGGCGAAGGTTGCTGCCGACAGAGCCGCCGAGGAGTTTTCAAATGCAAGGGTGAAGCTGATGGAGGCGGTCGGGATCCAACAGTGGGAGGAGTACAAAATCGACTAAGTCTTGCATTATATTTAAGTGATAAGTAATATTTCTCTCTATTATGTTATACTCGAGGAATTTCATTTTCAACCGGTGTTGGGTCATAGTTTAGTGGAGGGTTTTGGGTTTTTACCAAATTTATCAAGTTTTTAATTAATGAGTTTTCATTAACTCTGAACCAAATTATATACGGTACTGCATTACGGTCAAAATCGGGTATAAAAACACCGAatcaaacttaaaataaaaattctgataattattttcatataatttttaaattttgaatacaAAATTTAGTGAATAAAAAATTTAGTGCGTAGTACAAATTACAATTtcttcaaaatccaaaaaattatcacacatataaaaataatttaaataaattatgtacaCATGTTAAACAAGAAACAATATACAAATTACTATATTTTTCGAAAGAAATAATTTCACGTTTTTAAAGCGCAGATCAAAAtctaatttctttttattatgtTACTCAAGGAATTCCATTTTCAAGTTTGTGCTTTTTGATTTTCATATAGGCTTATTTGATGGGTGCTCCTTAGTCTTGTACATATATTGATTTTAGGGCCCCCTTGATTTTAGTGGAACTTATTTGCTTATCTATCTACCTTCAAATTCTCCAATATGTTGTTAAATGTTTAGTTTTTATtgctttattaattaataaactagtaggataaaaaaaatttacattgaTAATTGATATACATTTAGACACAATTACAATATGTAGGACACTTATTTAAATAAAGTTTCTTTATTAGCCTTCTAATCTAGTATTTTACTAATTACTAGAGTAAACCCTCCCTACGGGCtggcaaataaaataaaaattatataaaattattttaaatgtttaatgtaAGGTGTACTAACGTTCATAAGtttttctaaataaatttaactatccattttaaattatgtacttcactaattattataaaattgttaaaatatttttatacatttttgagaaaaaaactaaagatcttcatgattttaaaaattatcttattcattataactaaaaatatttaaaaatggaTGATATGAAAGTATCGTTACTCTTTATACATATacattttttgagaaagggtATACATGtacatttttttgagaaatggtATATTTCTAGAATTGGACATGTGTCATGTAtttaaataaacttttattCCTTTTGTTCTATAgctttttatttttgacatttATGTGttcttattatattaattattttccaaaattattatttgttgaATAAGGTTTTTATCGAGctcattttaatattatttatttttacaacaatattacttttttatttattagattcTGTTATTTTCTTAACTACTTTTCTAAAAAAGTTTGATTAGTTATTAATATTTTGGCatggttttttttgttaattttctgAGATAAGATTCACTTTTGTGTGGGCTTGATAAAATATGGAAATGTTATATTATCAATGTATTTTTTTAGTATTACTATTTCAAAATTTCTTcacttattttaatattttatattttttaatatgtattatttatttctaaataaattattatttgttgaTAGAAAAATTGATGTCAACCATTTGGTTAAATTAAAACGCCTGATAATAATGAACATTTATggattattaaatattaaatatcttGTTAAtagatttaatttaaattataacagaattaaaatattgtcaaatttttagAAAGTCTTTTGATGAGATGGCAGTTTAAGTGGGGGTTATTGGTTCTAATACTTAAGtcgatttataatttttttttggatttagaAATCATTGACAAATccctttattttaaaatcaaacaaaCAGATTTCAAAATCAATGATATAAATTTCCAAATCAAAATAAGTTGATTGTTATAAATGAATGAAATGGATTTTCAATTGAAGTTCTCATTGCATAATAGGACATCTAATTCATCACTTACATGCGACAtttacattttctttttctGGAGTGTATTGATGTCTACGAAATTCTGAATTCATGTTGATAATGTATACATTTGACTAAAAA
This window encodes:
- the LOC103864759 gene encoding uncharacterized protein LOC103864759, with the translated sequence MTRRHVILISDERSSPPMTTKMSKHAERRKVGEVAGGAAAECAAVCCCCPCAVVNLVVLAVYKVPAAVCKKAWKRSKRRRFMMKRHGLLASSAGAKGSESTVHARLKEEDLTAEIVVIEENEANCQPNDVIMLEDEMLEHFYGAGFWRSPSQRDTSTGKF
- the LOC103864761 gene encoding uncharacterized protein LOC103864761 isoform X2, giving the protein MNSVEAEERSAEFLDMARSLFWFERLLLSVILLFSSNGVSLFIGPLLFSTTFCALLLHWLCRKNSPADRSGVTTSRIWLFLSDRFVFLAALGAYKAVWLLRLTVFIAVAVHYVYIIQYLDISYKTHLAELRGIDDDSSEEGDVSKELEKTRELLEDLKEHGKKIDTEMEFIDHLINPDLETHRRNLSVKLIALRKETRDVGGKIRTYKELMSIFVNSELTLRSKVEEDIKASREVASLADQVHEAYFVIQETAKAAKTTSDRAYLTYLFAQEISAQIQNKRWMIRLDIEGLPELREEVRRMSLQFAARRMEAKVAADRAAEEFSNARVKLMEAVGIQQWEEYKID
- the LOC103864761 gene encoding uncharacterized protein LOC103864761 isoform X1, with protein sequence MNSVEAEERSAEFLDMARSLFWFERLLLSVILLFSSNGVSLFIGPLLFSTTFCALLLHWLCRKNSPADRSVSISYIHIFSLPLIRVKYLSLSFCFVSYKGVTTSRIWLFLSDRFVFLAALGAYKAVWLLRLTVFIAVAVHYVYIIQYLDISYKTHLAELRGIDDDSSEEGDVSKELEKTRELLEDLKEHGKKIDTEMEFIDHLINPDLETHRRNLSVKLIALRKETRDVGGKIRTYKELMSIFVNSELTLRSKVEEDIKASREVASLADQVHEAYFVIQETAKAAKTTSDRAYLTYLFAQEISAQIQNKRWMIRLDIEGLPELREEVRRMSLQFAARRMEAKVAADRAAEEFSNARVKLMEAVGIQQWEEYKID